A segment of the Pongo abelii isolate AG06213 chromosome 16, NHGRI_mPonAbe1-v2.0_pri, whole genome shotgun sequence genome:
ATACAGTCGCTTTGAAACGAAGATACATGACTTGCGAGAACAAATGATGAACAGCAGCATGAGCTCTGGGTCTGGGTCCCTCTGAACAAGCCAGAAGAGGTCCTTGTATGTCAGGGCCCTGTTTGATTATGATCGGACTCAGGACAGCTGCCTGCCAAGCCAGGGGCTCAGCTTCTCTTATGGTGACATTCTGCATGTCATTAATGCCTCTGATGATGAGTGGTGGCAGGCAAGCCTGGTGACCCCACACGGAGAAAGTGAGCAGATTGGTGTGATCCCCAGTAAGAAGAgggtggaaaagaaagaaagagctcgATTGAAAACTCTGAAGTTCCATGCCAGGACGGGGATGATTGAGTCTAACAGGTCGATCAAAACGAAACGTAAAAAGAGTTTCCGCCTCTCTGGAAAGTTTCCActtcacaagagcaaagaaaaCATGGCCCAGGAGAGCAGCATACAGTAACAGGAAGTGAAATCCAACACCAGTGACAGCGAAAGCAGTTCCAAAGGACAAGAGCATGCTATTTTGTTGAATGAGCCTGTGACACGGCAAGAAATTCACTATGCAAGGCCTGTGATCATCCTGGGCCCAATGAAGGACCGAGTCAATGATGACCTGATCTCCCAATTTCCACATAAATTTAGATCCTGTGTGCCACATACTACCCGGCCTCGACGTGATAATGAGGTGGATGGACAAGACTACCACTTTGTGGTGTCCCGAGAACAAATGGAGAAAGATATTCGGGACAACAAGTTCATTGAGGTGGGCCAATTTAATGATAACCTCTATGGGATCAGCATCCAGTCAGTGCGGGCAGTTGCAGAGAGGGGCAAGCACTGCATCTTAGATGTTTCCGGCAATGCTATCAAGAGACTGCAGCAAGCACAACTTTACCCCATTGCCATTTTCATCAAGCCAAAGTCCATTGAAGCCCTTATGGAAATGAACCAAAGGCAGACATATGAACAAGCAAATAAGATCTATGACAAAGCCGTGAAACTGGAGCAAGAATGTGGAGAGTACTTTATGGCCACTGTACAGGGTGACTCACTGGAAGAGATTtataacaaaatcaaacaaatcaCTGAGGACCAGTCTGGGCACTACATTTGGGTCCCATCCCCTGAAAAACTCTGAAGAATCCCCTTCAACCATTCTCTTGTGAACAGAAGAAATCaagtccctcttccctcccccctcTTCATTCCTGTCCCCATGGGGAGAACAAATGCTACTGTTCTTGTCCCCTTTTTTAGATATGTCAAAAAAATTGAGTTTTCTAgtcctgttctttttttaaattttttgtttgtttcagtttattttttgggATGATGCCATCTCATTCATCATGCGACTGTGCCCATTCCTGCATGGACCTTTCCCAAGCACTAGCACAGGTGCAAAATCCATCAGAGCCATTGTTTTCATAAAAACCGAGCAGAAGTGAGGAGAAAAGAGGAGGACTGATGGAAAGATAGACTCTGGACAGACGCACAGCTTGTGAAGTGAGCTAAATGCACCACATGATGAGATGCTCCTGGGCATTTCTCCCTATCTGTACTGCTGTCTTGCAGCTCTGAACAGTGCAACGTAATGGCGACAGAAAGTATcttatgtatagatatatatatgtaatttacataaaatatatagaaattattatatatatataatacactcatataatatatatatatatccacacacaTTTGGGTTAGAAAATCTATGGAGACTTCATCAATGGTACTATGTTATTGGAGAAATGCTTTAATTTTCGTATTCCAATCAGATGGCATCTTCTATCCCAGCTGGTTGGGAAGGGATTGAAGATGGTAGCAAGTGCTGCACTAAGGGCACTCACATTTGATCATTCTCTTGAGAGCTAGGAGGGGTCAGCCTGAGGCTTAACAGAAAGGGCTTTTGCCTGGGGTGAGAGGGTTAGAGACTTGACCTGAAAGCAGCTGCTGCCCCTGAGGTGTAGCCAGAGTCCTGTGTGCGGACAGAGAATGGCTAATGATGCTCCACGTGGAATTGCCTATTGTTTTATGCCATCTGATGTGTCTGCATGAGAGGtttcctttttgttcctttttaagcTGCTGTTAAACCAAAACCATGTTGTACTACTATGTCAGCCTTTTCATTATTGCAAATTTTACTTTTACTATTTAAATGAATGCATAGAATCCAATTTGCCAAGGTTCTAAAGGCTTATGAGGTCCTGAAGGAGCCAGGCCTTGTGATGGAGTAGGTGACACAGGCCTGGTTGTCCTGTCAGCAGAAGGAAGAGCAGGGGCTGGGCTGACAGGAGGACATGCAGGGTTCTGCTGAGGTTCCTTCCTGGGTTCCACCAACAGGGACAGGGAGTCACTTGCCTTCCAGTTCTGTGCTGGGATGGTGGGACAGCACTTGGCTTGCTTGGCCAGCCATGTCATgagtttgatttgtttttttgtttttttgttttttttgcagcTGCTTCATATGCTCTGCTCCAGCCCCTCCCCAACAGCTGGTAGCTTATGGTTTCTTCAAGAGGAAAGTAGATTTTATGCTGTACATTTGAGCTGCAGAGCTAAGATTCGCTTACTGGTGAGCTGTGAAACCTTGTTGCTTTTTCCCAGAGTCTGATGGCAGTGACTGTGGTCAAGGGAATCTTCACTGCCACAAGTGCAGGCAGTAGGTGTGGTTCAggtcctcccccaccccactgtgCTCCTTTGAAGCCAACATGCCTTCCTCGCCTCCATACTGGAGGGATGACGCAAGGGAGAACAGAGAAGTGCTTGGCCCTAGGGTTGAGGCACTTGTTTCCTAGCCCGCTGGGTTAGGGCTGGTGCCAGTGAGGCAATGTTGAGGATGCTTTAAGCACTACCAGCCGAATCCGGGAACTCTGTTAACAGTTGTCCAACCAGCAGAATGAGGCTAACTGTATAAAGCACGGGACCCAGGATGAGGATAAGAAAAGGGCAGTGGCTTTCCCTGGACAGTATGCTGGCTTGAAGGCAAAGAGGGATAAAGTGACACCCGACTGTGACTCTGATGAGGAGGGGTGAGCAGGGAGGTTGATTCTCTGATGTTAACTAAGTGGCGAAGTCTCAACCATGCTCAGCCCTCCCCCTCCCAGGGAAGAGAAACAAAGATTCAAAGTAAGCATGACACTAGTTGGTTTACCAGTGTTCCTTCCAAGgagacatatattttttaatagacgATAgttgcaatgaaaaaaaaagatacattccCCAAAATTTACTGGTCTAAAATACAGTAGTACTATCTCTGTTTGTTTAGTAAGAACCCTGGCAACATAACGGTGttcttatatgtaaaatgctGTTCTTGCCTTTCACTTCAGAATATACTTCTTTAATGTGaatttctggatttttattttatagcatgTTTGTGTCATTAGTGAAACTGGGAAAGCAAAATACAAAGCCCAAGATCAGAGTTCAAGTTGAATTTGGAAACATCTGTAGTCCTATTGACATCGTCAGTAAAATTATCAATGTTCTAGTTCTGTGGCCATCTGCTTAGTAGAGCTTTTTGCATgtatcttctaagaattttatctgttttgtacTTTAGAAATGTCAGTTGCTGCATTCCTGAAGTGTTTATTTGCACTATGAGCCTGTAGACTATCAGTTCCCTTTGGGTGGATTGTTGTTTAacttctaaatgaaaaaaatctcttaAACCACACCACTATTGAGTGAAACATTGAAATCGTATCCATAAGAAGGAGAAGATATATTAGTTTTTTAattggtattttaatttttatatatacaggAAAGAACAGAGGTGATTGAATATCGTTAATTTTACCACCGTGTGTTTAGAAAAGTAAGAAGCAGTCAATTTTCACATCAAAGACAGCATCTGAGAAGTTTTGTTCTGCTGAAGAAACCTATGTCCTGGAATTATTTTAGTAGTGTTTCAGCAGTGTTGACTGTATTTTCCAACTTGTTCAGATTAGTACCGGTCAATCTTTGTCAGCAGTTCCTtttaaatgcaaatcaataagttccccaaaattttctgctttttgaatTCTTCAgtgcaaaaatctttaaaataaggtctgtctctttaaaagaaactatGCAGTTATCATTTCTCTACAAATTAACCTAGCATAGTTTTCTGTTGGTTCCATTTTCCTTGTTCGTTAAGTTTTAGTAACTAGTTTAATTGTAATCTTAATGATTATGCGGTAGAATGGGTCGTTGGAACTAAAAAAATTCCTATCTACTTCAGAGACATTAAATTTCAGACACATGGTACACTTTATATTACATTGTACTATGCTATAATAATACGGCTTTCTTTTGGAATTCTGTTGAGTTTTCAgattgtaatctcagctacatctCAACAGATTGTTCTCAGATATGTCCTACTACCTTCTTTGTGTAATAGGTGCTTTATTGACCaagaacaatgacaacaacacctTTTGTTTTCCGGGAGCAGGAGAAAAGTTTTAAGCCAAAACTCTTAATTGCTTATCTGCTCCATGTGAGGCATGAACTAGCAACCCTGTGAGCCATCTAGCTTGCACACATTCCTTAAAAAGTTTGctgtaggccaggcacaatggctcatacctgtagtcccagcacttttgggaggccagggtgggggatcacttgagctcaggagtttaagaccagcctgggccacatggcaaaacgctgtggTTGCTCCAAAGAAGGGGGAATTTTTCAAACATGAGCTGTCCAAGCTCAGCATGAATTGGAGTGGGCTGCTGACTCAGGCTAGCAGAGACAGCCAGGAAACATGCAAATCTGCAATCCCTTCTGCCAGGTCTGTCCCAGCAGGTGTCACTAAAAGGCAGCCCTCTGCGCTTCTGTCACTGTGGCATCCTTGAcaaggaaggtggaagggaaaagAGACCCAGTGCTGAACTCCAAGCAGAGATAGGGCTTTTCTCTCTGCatattttccctcccctcccggactgcatttgcaataacatattcatttatatttgtattatgaaataaaaatggttGTAAGCAGCTGTTACACACAACGTTAGCTCCTATTTACATTCCTAACTGAACAATATCTAAAGAGGTACTTAAACTGACATAAAATGCGGAGGATCTTATGACCAAATGCTTAGTGCAAGAAAAAGCTTCAAATTGCAAGAGGAGTCCCTCCAAATATAGAAAGCACTAGTATTTTAAGAGGTATGTTAACGAAAATGTAGCAATGTAAGGAGCAGAGCAGGAAGAACCTTTAAGTCCGAAACTTACAACAAGTCAATTTCACAGTTTCCTGGTCCTTCCACAACAAGCTTTGGCATCTGTTTTCTGGACAATGGCTGTAAGAATAGTAGCTATTTCAGAGCAGGAAAAGGTTTAGAGCAGTGCTAGAATATGGTCCTGGCTGTATAAAGTTTAGCTCTTTGTATATTATAAGAAACCTACAGTTTTTTTTAGTCGGTAGTCAATAATACATTTCCTTTGGAAAAGTAGCAGCCTGCTGTCCAGGGAACACCTGCAGTTCCCACTAAGTGAACACTGGTGTCTGCTATCCTTTGCCTCTATTTCTCTCAATAATATACTGTCAAGCTGTTCCTTGatttagtaattttatttagtttctttttctttttttccctttccctgagacagagtcccgcactgtcgcccagtctggagtgcagcagcgccatcatacctcactgccatctccaccccgggctcaagcaatcctcctacacCAGCTGTCAGAGTAACTGAGACTACCCGCGTGgcctaccatgcccagctaatctttatggtgtttgttttgattttccgTAAAGAGACCAGGTTTcaggcgggcgcggtggctcagcctgcaatcccagcactttgggaggctgaggcgggcggatcacccgaggttgggagctccagaccagcccgatcagcatggagaaaccccctctctactaaaaaaaatccaaaattagccgggcatggtggctcatgcctgtaatcccaactactctggaggctatggcaggagaaACACcgaaacccgggaggtggaggccgcggCAAGcccagatggcatcactgcactccagcctggggcagtaagagtgaaactcagtctcaaaagagaaaaaaaaaaagagagaaagagaaggaccgggtttcaccatgttgcccaggccggtctggaactcctaggctcaagctatctgccgcGCTTGGCCCTCCAAGATCCTGGGATCACGAGCCTGAGCCACCGCCAGGCCGaactattcctttctgattaataaattgggcccggcctggtggctcaggcctgcaatcccagcaccccgggaggccgagcGGACCGATCACTCCAGGTCAGGAGCTCCacaccagcccgaccaacatggagaaaccctgtctctactaaaaatacaaaattagccgggcatggtggctcatgcctgtaatcccagctactcgggaggctgaggcaggagaaacacccaaacccaggaggcagaggccgcggtgagccgagaccgcgccactgcactccagcccgggcaacaagagccaaactacgcctcaaaaaaatcaataaacaaaagacACCGGGCTTCATCATgctgcccaggccggtctggaactcctaggctcaagctgtcTGCCGCGCTTGGCCGTCCAAAGTCCTgagatcacaagcgtgagccaccacgccaggccgagtCATTCCTTTGGTTaataaattgggccgggcgcggtggctcccgcctgcaatcccagcaccccgggaggccaaggcgggctgatcacccgaggtcggcagctggagaccagcccgaccaacatggagaaacccgtctctaccaaaaacaaaatagtaataaaataaaataaaatacaaaataagcgctgcatggtggctcccgcctgcaatcccagccacctgggaagctgaggcaggagaagcgcccaaactcgggaggcggaggccgcgGGGAGCCcagaccgcgccactgcattccagcctggggcaacaagagcgaaactcagtctcaaaaaaaaaaacaaaaaaaaaacggagagaccgggtttcaccatgttgtccaggcggGTCTGGAACTTCTAGTTGAGTTCAAACGATCCCCCGTGCTCGTctgtccaaagtcctgggatcacaagcgtgagccaccaagccaggccgatttattcatttctgattaataaattgggccgggcgcggtggctcccgcctgcaatcccagcaccccgggaggccgaggcgggctgatcacccgaggtcgggagctccaggccagcccaaccaacatgaagaaaccccatctctatcccccccaaaaaaattagccgggcatggtggctcgtgcctgcaatcccagctactagggaggctgaggcaggagaaccacccacacccgggaggcggaggccacagggagccgagaccgtgccactgcactccagcctgggcaacaagagcgaaactccgcttcaaaaaaaaaaaaaaaaaaaaagagactggggtttcaccatgttgcccaggccggtctggaactcccaggctcaagcgattccccgCGCTCAGCCcttcaaagtcctgggatcacaagcgtgagcc
Coding sequences within it:
- the LOC100938573 gene encoding disks large homolog 3-like; this encodes MKDRVNDDLISQFPHKFRSCVPHTTRPRRDNEVDGQDYHFVVSREQMEKDIRDNKFIEVGQFNDNLYGISIQSVRAVAERGKHCILDVSGNAIKRLQQAQLYPIAIFIKPKSIEALMEMNQRQTYEQANKIYDKAVKLEQECGEYFMATVQGDSLEEIYNKIKQITEDQSGHYIWVPSPEKL